A window from Sinanaerobacter sp. ZZT-01 encodes these proteins:
- a CDS encoding DUF3793 family protein, which produces MKKAFENLLIEHCSPTLAGLKTANLFCYEATKEQVQKDVEFWNQKLQTFGVKATIVKRCNHKNNYLIYVFREKRLMEDMREAGVIDYLASAGYSEPLQMERLLSQLSIRLADCTEFPHEIGLFLGYPLQDVVGFIRHQGKNFCCSGFWKVYHNPEQAQKRFSQFKKCMDVYRKMYQKGATVTKLTVAA; this is translated from the coding sequence ATGAAAAAAGCATTTGAAAATCTTTTAATCGAGCATTGCTCTCCAACCTTGGCAGGTTTAAAAACTGCAAATTTATTTTGTTATGAAGCGACAAAGGAACAAGTACAAAAGGACGTAGAATTTTGGAATCAAAAATTGCAAACGTTTGGTGTGAAAGCAACAATTGTAAAAAGATGCAATCATAAAAATAATTATCTAATTTATGTATTTCGTGAAAAACGTTTGATGGAAGATATGAGGGAAGCGGGAGTGATTGACTATTTAGCGTCCGCAGGTTATTCGGAGCCATTGCAGATGGAACGCTTATTGTCTCAATTATCCATTCGACTGGCAGACTGCACAGAATTTCCTCATGAAATCGGATTATTCTTGGGTTATCCTTTACAAGATGTGGTGGGATTTATCCGGCATCAAGGGAAAAATTTTTGCTGTAGCGGCTTTTGGAAGGTGTATCATAACCCGGAGCAGGCGCAGAAGCGTTTCTCACAGTTTAAGAAATGCATGGATGTTTATCGAAAAATGTATCAAAAAGGGGCCACTGTTACAAAACTTACAGTAGCAGCGTAA
- a CDS encoding pentapeptide repeat-containing protein: MKIKGPNFDDNRMEESDALQEMIEESLRDQEEVSLKHIKGACLKEMVLEEVSFDQVIFENCSFINVSFKKTSFNDVVFQSCDLSNCKVSENWFHRCVFQNVKGTGSDFGGSRFLHVKMENANFKYANFTESKFDTCIMEQCDLTDAFFSQCGFKQLELNESKFVQTEFFKTPLKKIDFTTCVLEGIRISSECRELKGAVVNLFQAAELAKILGITIKE, encoded by the coding sequence ATGAAAATAAAAGGTCCGAATTTTGACGATAACAGGATGGAAGAGAGCGACGCTCTACAGGAAATGATAGAAGAAAGTCTGCGGGATCAAGAAGAGGTATCGTTAAAGCATATAAAAGGTGCTTGCTTAAAAGAGATGGTGTTAGAAGAAGTATCTTTCGATCAGGTGATTTTTGAAAATTGCAGTTTTATCAATGTTTCTTTTAAGAAGACATCTTTTAATGATGTTGTGTTTCAATCTTGCGATTTATCAAACTGCAAGGTATCAGAGAATTGGTTTCACCGCTGCGTGTTTCAAAATGTGAAAGGGACAGGAAGTGATTTCGGAGGGAGCAGATTTCTTCATGTAAAAATGGAAAATGCTAATTTCAAGTATGCCAATTTTACAGAATCAAAATTTGATACTTGTATAATGGAGCAGTGTGATTTGACAGATGCTTTCTTTTCTCAATGTGGGTTTAAGCAATTGGAGCTGAATGAAAGTAAGTTTGTACAGACGGAATTTTTCAAGACTCCTTTGAAAAAAATTGATTTTACTACTTGTGTGCTGGAAGGCATTCGTATCTCTTCGGAATGCAGAGAATTGAAAGGTGCAGTGGTTAATTTATTTCAAGCAGCAGAATTAGCGAAAATATTGGGAATTACAATCAAGGAATAG
- a CDS encoding MATE family efflux transporter: MHQIISKEFQFAQLLRFAFPSIVMMVFLSLYTIVDGFFVSRFVGTDALSSVNITYPFTSISIALGVMFATGGSAVTAIRMGEKKMEEANHAFSLIVFFCFILSVAIAVPALLWMEPLVKALGAEGELVPLGVEYLTVLVWLSPISILQILFQNFFVTAGKPMIGLSLTIAAGFANMILDYVFLGIVGMGIKGAAYATAIGYCIPAAGGIFFFIKNRTGLCFVKPKWNKMVLAQSSLNGSSEMVTNLSISVTTFLFNVLTMRYFGADGVAAITVILYCQFLMTSLFMGFSMGVAPVISYHYGAVNTTYLKHLKKMCWNFIAVSSLLVFAVSLTFTEGIAALFSESSVGVYVLICRGMRIFSFSFLFAGVNIFASAMFTAISDGKTSAIISFSRTFLFIILGFIVMIQLFHVDGIWLAIPFAEFITALFVLWLLHRKKQDLKTENV, from the coding sequence ATGCACCAAATTATTTCAAAAGAATTTCAGTTTGCGCAACTACTTCGGTTTGCGTTTCCATCGATTGTCATGATGGTATTTTTATCACTGTATACGATTGTAGACGGTTTCTTTGTGTCTCGCTTTGTCGGCACTGATGCATTATCCTCTGTGAATATTACGTATCCTTTTACCAGTATTTCCATTGCATTGGGAGTTATGTTTGCAACGGGAGGGAGCGCGGTGACCGCGATTCGAATGGGCGAAAAAAAGATGGAGGAAGCAAACCATGCATTTAGCTTGATTGTCTTTTTTTGTTTTATACTTTCAGTCGCAATTGCTGTGCCGGCGCTTTTATGGATGGAGCCGCTTGTAAAAGCTTTGGGTGCAGAAGGGGAGCTGGTTCCTCTTGGCGTAGAATACCTTACGGTTTTAGTTTGGCTTTCCCCCATTTCTATTTTACAGATTTTATTTCAGAACTTTTTCGTGACTGCAGGAAAACCGATGATTGGATTGAGCTTGACGATTGCGGCTGGCTTTGCAAACATGATACTGGATTATGTTTTTTTGGGGATTGTAGGTATGGGAATTAAGGGAGCCGCTTATGCAACCGCAATTGGCTATTGCATCCCAGCAGCAGGCGGCATTTTTTTCTTTATAAAAAATAGAACTGGACTTTGTTTTGTCAAACCGAAGTGGAATAAAATGGTTTTGGCACAGAGCAGCTTAAATGGTTCCTCTGAGATGGTAACAAATCTTTCGATCAGCGTAACGACTTTTTTGTTCAACGTATTGACCATGAGGTACTTTGGAGCAGATGGTGTAGCTGCTATTACAGTTATTCTATATTGCCAATTCCTTATGACATCGTTGTTTATGGGCTTTTCCATGGGTGTTGCTCCTGTGATCAGCTATCATTACGGTGCAGTGAATACCACGTATTTGAAGCATTTAAAGAAGATGTGCTGGAATTTTATAGCTGTCTCGTCCTTATTGGTATTTGCAGTATCTTTAACCTTCACGGAAGGGATTGCAGCACTTTTTTCAGAAAGTTCAGTTGGTGTGTACGTGTTAATTTGCCGCGGAATGAGAATATTTTCTTTTTCTTTTCTTTTTGCCGGCGTTAATATTTTTGCTTCAGCGATGTTTACTGCGATTTCGGATGGAAAAACCTCTGCGATTATTTCATTTTCAAGAACCTTTTTATTTATTATTTTAGGGTTTATTGTTATGATACAATTATTTCATGTGGACGGCATATGGCTGGCAATCCCGTTTGCTGAATTTATTACGGCTTTGTTTGTCTTATGGCTGTTGCATAGAAAAAAACAAGATTTAAAAACAGAAAACGTATAA